From Coffea arabica cultivar ET-39 chromosome 10e, Coffea Arabica ET-39 HiFi, whole genome shotgun sequence, one genomic window encodes:
- the LOC140015166 gene encoding uncharacterized protein, giving the protein MDKTWMQKNRRSKEYWDGLQKFLDYAFQNSSINGMILCPCKECKCGVCITRENAELHLKVYGFVKGYTHWAAHGEFVYSSAPKPTSHDISHGVRDELDDMHGLVHDALGIPEQDHTRIDGTEYKSQLPNVEAEKFYNLIDNSNKELYSGCKRFSKLSFMIRLLHLKCLGKLSNKIFDMLLDLLKETFPDAMDGLPKSYYEAEKLMKELGLGYDKYDACPNDCTLYWGVDARRKHCETCKEPRWVKSENDSTGEGRKIPHKVLWHFPLKHRLQRLFMSSKIAGHMRWHTEGRTKDGNMRHPADSPSWQTFDFHHPEFSQDSRNVRLGLASDGFNPFKNMSSTHSTWPVILMPYNLPPWMCMKQPNFILSLLIPSPFAPGNNIDIYLKPLIAELKELWDVGVNTYDASRKENFQLRAALLWTISDFPGYAILSGWSTKGKLACPVCHKYTCSQHLQNWGKYCYMGHRRYLEMNHPFRKVAKSFNGAVEYGKPPGRLMGSTILDELAGYSIKLGKKVSDNPKLPFNWKKLSIFFDLPYWKDNMIRHNLDVMHIEKNICEIIMATLLNLEKTKDNKKSRLDLRDMGIRS; this is encoded by the coding sequence ATGGATAAAACTTGGATGCAAAAGAATAGACGGAGCAAAGAATATTGGGATGGTTTGCAAAAATTCTTAGATTATGCATTCCAGAATTCAAGTATAAATGGGATGATATTATGTCCATGTAAAGAATGTAAGTGTGGTGTATGTATTACCAGGGAGAATGCAGAACTTCATTTGAAAGTTTATGGTTTTGTTAAAGGATACACCCATTGGGCAGCTCATGGAGAATTTGTTTACTCTAGTGCACCAAAACCTACTTCCCATGATATCTCACATGGGGTACGGGATGAACTTGATGACATGCATGGTTTGGTTCATGATGCATTGGGAATTCCTGAACAAGATCATACAAGGATAGATGGAACTGAATACAAAAGCCAATTGCCCAATGTAGAAGCTGAAAAGTTTTACAATCTAATTGATAATTCTAACAAAGAGCTTTACTCTGGATGTAAAAGATTCTCAAAACTTTCATTTATGATTCGGTTGCTTCACCTCAAATGCCTTGGTAAACTCAGCAACAAAATTTTTGATATGTTACTTGATTTGTTGAAAGAAACCTTTCCGGATGCGATGGATGGTTTGCCTAAGTCTTATTATGAAGCTGAAAAGTTAATGAAGGAATTAGGACTTGGGTATGATAAATATGATGCATGTCCGAATGACTGCACTTTGTATTGGGGGGTAGATGCAAGAAGAAAGCATTGTGAAACATGTAAAGAACCCAGATGGGTTAAATCTGAAAATGATTCGACTGGTGAGGGAAGAAAAATACCGCATAAGGTTTTGTGGCATTTTCCCCTAAAACATAGGTTACAACGCCTGTTTATGTCCTCCAAAATTGCAGGCCATATGAGATGGCATACAGAGGGTCGTACTAAGGATGGTAACATGAGGCACCCTGCTGATTCTCCATCTTGGCAAACATTTGACTTTCATCATCCAGAATTTTCTCAAGATTCTCGTAATGTGAGGTTGGGCCTAGCATCAGATGGATTTAATCCATTCAAAAATATGAGTTCAACTCATAGCACTTGGCCGGTAATATTGATGCCATATAATTTGCCGCCATGGATGTGTATGAAACAACCGAACTTTATATTGTCATTGTTGATACCCAGTCCATTTGCACCAGGAAATAATATTGATATATATTTAAAACCTCTCATAGCAGAATTAAAGGAATTGTGGGATGTTGGAGTGAATACATATGAtgcatcaagaaaagaaaactttcaACTTCGTGCAGCACTTTTATGGACCATTAGTGACTTTCCAGGTTATGCAATCCTCTCTGGATGGAGCACTAAAGGAAAACTTGCATGTCCTGTATGTCATAAATACACATGTTCACAGCATCTGCAAAATTGGGGAAAATATTGCTATATGGGGCATCGGAGGTACTTGGAAATGAATCATCCATTTCGCAAAGTTGCTAAATCTTTCAATGGAGCTGTAGAGTATGGAAAACCACCAGGAAGGTTAATGGGGTCTACAATTTTAGATGAGTTAGCTGGTTATAGTATTAAACTTGGGAAGAAAGTTAGTGACAATCCAAAATTGCCatttaattggaaaaaattaAGTATTTTCTTTGATTTGCCCTACTGGAAAGACAATATGATACGTCATAATCTTGACGTTATGCACATTGAGAAGAACATTTGTGAGATCATTATGGCTACATTATTGAATCTGGAAAAAACCAAAGATAATAAAAAATCACGTCTTGACCTTCGTGATATGGGTATAAGATCATAA